A stretch of Girardinichthys multiradiatus isolate DD_20200921_A chromosome 20, DD_fGirMul_XY1, whole genome shotgun sequence DNA encodes these proteins:
- the LOC124856708 gene encoding twinfilin-2, with protein MFLALVVTPELRQFLARARGGAARLIKVCIQDEQLVLGAYREPQQDWDQDYDHFLLPLLDDQEPCYILYRLDSQNAQGYEWIFISWSPDQSPVKQKMLYAATRATVKKEFGGGHVKYEMFGTTEEDICLQGYQHHVSSCSGPAPLTLAEQELQRIKITEVKTEISVESKHQTLQGLAFPLQESAKRSLLLLAQKRINYVQLRLDVEKETIELVHSNPTETRDLPRRVPKDTPRYHFFLYKHSHEGDYLESVVFIYSMPGYSCSIKERMLYSSCKSRLLEEVERDYHLEVVKKLEIDDGDELTEEFLYDEVHPKQYAHKQAFAKPRGPAGKRGHKRLIKGAGEAIQDS; from the exons AGCAGCTGGTGCTGGGAGCCTACAGAGAGCCTCAACAAGACTGGGACCAGGACTATGACCACTTCCTGCTTCCTCTTCTGGACGACCAGGAGCCCTGCTACATCCTGTACCGCCTCGACTCCCAGAATGCTCAGGGCTATGAGTGGATTTTCATCTCGTGGTCTCCTGACCAATCTCCT GTGAAGCAGAAGATGCTGTACGCTGCCACTCGAGCCACAGTAAAGAAAGAGTTTGGCGGCGGCCACGTGAAGTACGAGATGTTTGGCAccacagag GAGGACATCTGTTTGCAGGGTTACCAACATCATGTGTCGTCCTGCTCAGGTCCGGCCCCTCTAACATTAGCTgagcaggagctgcagaggatCAAAATTACAGAG GTGAAGACAGAAATTAGCGTAGAGAGCAAGCACCAGACGCTTCAGGGCCTCGCTTTTCCTCTGCAGGAGTCAGCCAAAAGAAGCCTACTGCTACTGGCTCAGAAACGCATCAACTATGTACAGCTG AGGCTGGATGTGGAAAAGGAGACGATAGAACTGGTCCACTCCAACCCAACAGAAACTCGTGATTTACCCCGCAGGGTTCCCAAAGACACTCCCAGATACCACTTCTTCCTTTACAAGCACTCCCATGAAGGAGATTACCTGGAATCTGTTG TGTTTATCTACTCCATGCCAGGATACAGCTGCAGCATTAAGGAGCGGATGCTTTATTCCAGCTGCAAGAGTCGACTACTGGAGGAAGTGGAGAGGGATTACCATTTGGAAGTGGTTAAAAAG TTGGAGATCGATGATGGAGACGAGCTGACGGAGGAATTTCTGTACGACGAGGTCCATCCCAAGCAGTACGCTCACAAACAGGCCTTTGCAAAGCCCCGGGGCCCTGCAGGAAAAAGAGGACATAAACGTCTTATTAAGGGGGCTGGAGAGGCCATTCAGGACAGCTAG
- the nprl2 gene encoding GATOR complex protein NPRL2 isoform X2 yields MSSQQNTAMERKLIGCPVCIEHKKYSRNALLFNLGLVCDAQTDTCALEPIVKKLAGYLTTLELESGFISKEESKQKLLPIMSTLLEDLNATGACTLPIDDSNTIQLMLIQQRKDPPTVQEYDVPVFTECKELFIKSQWDLTTQQILPHIDGFRHIQKISAEADVELNLVRIAVQNLLYYGVVTLVSIFQYSNVYCTTPKVQSLIDDKSIQDECLSYVSKQGQKRASLRDVFQLYCGLSPGTTVRDLCSRYSQQLQRVDERRLIQFGLMKSLIRRLQKYPVKVVRDERSRPPRLYTGCHSYDEICCKTGISYQELDERLENDPNIVICWK; encoded by the exons ATGTCATCTCAACAAAA CACGGCTATGGAGAGGAAGTTAATCGGCTGTCCCGTGTGCATAGAGCATAAGAAGTACAGCCGAAATGCCCTCCTCTTTAACCTCGGCCTCGTTTGTGATGCTCAGACCGACACGTGCGCACTTGAGCCAATAGTCAAGAAGCTGGCTGGGTACCTCACAACTCTGGAG TTGGAGAGTGGCTTCATATCAAAGGAGGAGAGCAAGCAGAAGCTTTTACCTATAATGTCAACTTTGTTAGAGGATCTTAATGCCACAGGAGCCTGCACATTACCCATAG ATGACTCCAACACTATCCAGCTAATGCTCATCCAGCAGCGAAAGGACCCCCCCACTGTCCAGGAATATGACGTGCCTGTCTTCACCGAATGCAAAGAGCTTTTCATTAAATCTCAGTGGGACCTCACCACTCAACAG ATATTGCCTCACATCGATGGGTTCAGGCACATTCAGAAAATCTCTGCCGAAGCAGACGTCGAGCTGAATCTTGTTCGTATCGCTGTGCAGAATCTGCT GTATTATGGTGTTGTGACTTTGGTATCGATATTCCAG TATTCAAACGTCTACTGCACAACGCCAAAGGTCCAGAGCCTCATTGATGACAAGTCCATTCAGGACGAATGCCTCAGCTATGTCTCCAAACAAG GTCAGAAACGTGCTAGCCTCAGGGATGTGTTCCAGCTCTACTGTGGTCTCAGTCCTGGAACTACGGTCCGAGACCTTTGTTCTCGCTACTCGCAGCAGCTTCAAAGGGTTGATGAGAG GAGGCTAATCCAATTTGGGTTGATGAAGTCTCTTATTCGACGGCTGCAGAAGTATCCCGTGAAGGTGGTCAGGGACGAGAGAAGCAGACCGCCTCGTCTCTACACTGGTTGTCATAGTTACGATGAGATCTGCTGCAAAACAG GGATTAGTTACCAAGAGCTGGATGAGCGTTTGGAAAATGACCCTAATATTGTCATCTGCTGGAAGTGA
- the nprl2 gene encoding GATOR complex protein NPRL2 isoform X3 translates to MERKLIGCPVCIEHKKYSRNALLFNLGLVCDAQTDTCALEPIVKKLAGYLTTLELESGFISKEESKQKLLPIMSTLLEDLNATGACTLPIDDSNTIQLMLIQQRKDPPTVQEYDVPVFTECKELFIKSQWDLTTQQILPHIDGFRHIQKISAEADVELNLVRIAVQNLLYYGVVTLVSIFQYSNVYCTTPKVQSLIDDKSIQDECLSYVSKQGQKRASLRDVFQLYCGLSPGTTVRDLCSRYSQQLQRVDERRLIQFGLMKSLIRRLQKYPVKVVRDERSRPPRLYTGCHSYDEICCKTGISYQELDERLENDPNIVICWK, encoded by the exons ATGGAGAGGAAGTTAATCGGCTGTCCCGTGTGCATAGAGCATAAGAAGTACAGCCGAAATGCCCTCCTCTTTAACCTCGGCCTCGTTTGTGATGCTCAGACCGACACGTGCGCACTTGAGCCAATAGTCAAGAAGCTGGCTGGGTACCTCACAACTCTGGAG TTGGAGAGTGGCTTCATATCAAAGGAGGAGAGCAAGCAGAAGCTTTTACCTATAATGTCAACTTTGTTAGAGGATCTTAATGCCACAGGAGCCTGCACATTACCCATAG ATGACTCCAACACTATCCAGCTAATGCTCATCCAGCAGCGAAAGGACCCCCCCACTGTCCAGGAATATGACGTGCCTGTCTTCACCGAATGCAAAGAGCTTTTCATTAAATCTCAGTGGGACCTCACCACTCAACAG ATATTGCCTCACATCGATGGGTTCAGGCACATTCAGAAAATCTCTGCCGAAGCAGACGTCGAGCTGAATCTTGTTCGTATCGCTGTGCAGAATCTGCT GTATTATGGTGTTGTGACTTTGGTATCGATATTCCAG TATTCAAACGTCTACTGCACAACGCCAAAGGTCCAGAGCCTCATTGATGACAAGTCCATTCAGGACGAATGCCTCAGCTATGTCTCCAAACAAG GTCAGAAACGTGCTAGCCTCAGGGATGTGTTCCAGCTCTACTGTGGTCTCAGTCCTGGAACTACGGTCCGAGACCTTTGTTCTCGCTACTCGCAGCAGCTTCAAAGGGTTGATGAGAG GAGGCTAATCCAATTTGGGTTGATGAAGTCTCTTATTCGACGGCTGCAGAAGTATCCCGTGAAGGTGGTCAGGGACGAGAGAAGCAGACCGCCTCGTCTCTACACTGGTTGTCATAGTTACGATGAGATCTGCTGCAAAACAG GGATTAGTTACCAAGAGCTGGATGAGCGTTTGGAAAATGACCCTAATATTGTCATCTGCTGGAAGTGA
- the LOC124856652 gene encoding cytokine-inducible SH2-containing protein-like isoform X2, producing MREGTANPAPCFQSAPPKWDPTKDLRAIANNFCHLENSGWYWGAITAAQAHAALQEAAEGAFLVRDSSHPLYMLTLSVRTVRGPTSIRIQYSGAQFLLDSSSGARASLSSFPNVPSLVQHYMGAERKAEEKKVEEQAAPAKPSELSAQETSVVLKLRRAVYKPESLPSLQHLTRLVINRNTDCAEQLPLPKPLLRYLQDYPFKV from the exons ATGCGGGAGGGAACAGCAAACCCTGCCCCATGCTTTCAGAGTGCACCTCCAAAATGGGACCCCACCAAGGACCTACGGGCGATTGCCAACAACTTTTGCCATCTAGAAAATTCAG GATGGTACTGGGGAGCTATAACTGCAGCACAGGCCCACGCTGCCCTTCAGGAAGCCGCAGAGGGAGCCTTCTTGGTACGAGACAGCAGTCACCCTTTGTACATGCTGACCCTATCTGTCAGGACTGTGCGAGGACCCACAAGCATACGGATCCAGTACAGTGGCGCCCAGTTTCTCCTGGACTCTAGCTCCGGGGCCCGGGCCAGTCTCTCGTCCTTCCCCAACGTGCCCAGTTTGGTGCAGCACTACATGGGGGCAGAGAGGAAAGCCGAGGAGAAGAAGGTGGAGGAGCAGGCGGCCCCGGCAAAACCTTCTGAGCTCTCCGCTCAGGAGACGTCCGTGGTACTGAAACTTAGGCGAGCTGTGTACAAACCTGAGAGCCTCCCCTCTTTGCAGCACCTCACTCGTCTTGTcattaacagaaacacagactgCGCTGAGCAGCTGCCACTCCCCAAACCTCTGTTGCGTTACTTGCAGGACTATCCCTTCAAGGTATGA
- the nprl2 gene encoding GATOR complex protein NPRL2 isoform X1 — protein sequence MATRIECIFFSEFHPTLGPKITYQVPEEYISRELFDTVQVYIITKPELQNKLITVTAMERKLIGCPVCIEHKKYSRNALLFNLGLVCDAQTDTCALEPIVKKLAGYLTTLELESGFISKEESKQKLLPIMSTLLEDLNATGACTLPIDDSNTIQLMLIQQRKDPPTVQEYDVPVFTECKELFIKSQWDLTTQQILPHIDGFRHIQKISAEADVELNLVRIAVQNLLYYGVVTLVSIFQYSNVYCTTPKVQSLIDDKSIQDECLSYVSKQGQKRASLRDVFQLYCGLSPGTTVRDLCSRYSQQLQRVDERRLIQFGLMKSLIRRLQKYPVKVVRDERSRPPRLYTGCHSYDEICCKTGISYQELDERLENDPNIVICWK from the exons ATGGCCACTCGAATAGAGTGCATATTTTTCAGTGAATTTCACCCCACTCTGGGCCCAAAGATAACATATCAG GTTCCAGAGGAGTACATTTCACGGGAGTTGTTTGACACAGTCCAAGTTTATATCATCACCAAGCCAGAACTACAGAACAAATTAATAACAGT CACGGCTATGGAGAGGAAGTTAATCGGCTGTCCCGTGTGCATAGAGCATAAGAAGTACAGCCGAAATGCCCTCCTCTTTAACCTCGGCCTCGTTTGTGATGCTCAGACCGACACGTGCGCACTTGAGCCAATAGTCAAGAAGCTGGCTGGGTACCTCACAACTCTGGAG TTGGAGAGTGGCTTCATATCAAAGGAGGAGAGCAAGCAGAAGCTTTTACCTATAATGTCAACTTTGTTAGAGGATCTTAATGCCACAGGAGCCTGCACATTACCCATAG ATGACTCCAACACTATCCAGCTAATGCTCATCCAGCAGCGAAAGGACCCCCCCACTGTCCAGGAATATGACGTGCCTGTCTTCACCGAATGCAAAGAGCTTTTCATTAAATCTCAGTGGGACCTCACCACTCAACAG ATATTGCCTCACATCGATGGGTTCAGGCACATTCAGAAAATCTCTGCCGAAGCAGACGTCGAGCTGAATCTTGTTCGTATCGCTGTGCAGAATCTGCT GTATTATGGTGTTGTGACTTTGGTATCGATATTCCAG TATTCAAACGTCTACTGCACAACGCCAAAGGTCCAGAGCCTCATTGATGACAAGTCCATTCAGGACGAATGCCTCAGCTATGTCTCCAAACAAG GTCAGAAACGTGCTAGCCTCAGGGATGTGTTCCAGCTCTACTGTGGTCTCAGTCCTGGAACTACGGTCCGAGACCTTTGTTCTCGCTACTCGCAGCAGCTTCAAAGGGTTGATGAGAG GAGGCTAATCCAATTTGGGTTGATGAAGTCTCTTATTCGACGGCTGCAGAAGTATCCCGTGAAGGTGGTCAGGGACGAGAGAAGCAGACCGCCTCGTCTCTACACTGGTTGTCATAGTTACGATGAGATCTGCTGCAAAACAG GGATTAGTTACCAAGAGCTGGATGAGCGTTTGGAAAATGACCCTAATATTGTCATCTGCTGGAAGTGA
- the hemk1 gene encoding MTRF1L release factor glutamine methyltransferase — protein MWWRRTLGTGRRCLGCRRNGEKGIWSFHTRPICSAPALPAGRITALQALDVWKTHFEEKGVTEPEHSSQYIIAHLLGAKTIESVEPQRLTEFLSKEKTEQVWQLCTRRLSRMPLQYIIEEWDFRDLTLKMRPPVFIPRPETEELVELVLTDLQKDPGAAEAHQTCLEVGCGSGAISLSLLKSLPQLEAFACDRSQDAVDLSRENALRLGLQDRLKVYHMDVIKDADRMLGLFSSISALVSNPPYLFSEDMASLEPEIFRFEDYAALDGGEDGLNVIRQILTLAPGFLSNRGRVYLEVDPRHPPLIRQWVEENVEELRYMETRHDVSSRPRFCILQKEESHKDPKVNQD, from the exons ATGTGGTGGAGAAGGACCCTCGGCACAGGTAGACGCTGTTTGGGATGCAGGCGCAATGGGGAAAAG GGGATTTGGAGCTTCCACACCAGACCCATATGCAGCGCTCCAGCCTTACCTGCTGGCCGGATCACAGCACTTCAGGCTTTAGATGTTTGGAAAACGCATTTTGAAGAGAAAGGTGTGACAGAGCCCGAGCACTCAAGCCAGTACATCATCGCTCATTTGCTTGGTGCTAAAACA ATAGAAAGTGTTGAGCCGCAGAGGTTAACAGAGTTCCTCAGcaaagagaaaactgaacaggtTTGGCAACTCTGCACCAGACGTCTGTCTAG AATGCCGTTGCAGTATATTATCGAGGAGTGGGACTTCAGAGACCTGACGCTAAAAATGAGGCCTCCTGTTTTTATACCCAGGCCTGAAACCGAG GAGTTGGTTGAACTGGTGCTCACAGATCTGCAGAAGGATCCTGGAGCTGCAGAGGCACACCAAACATGCTTGGAAGTTGGTTGTGGTTCTGGTGCCATTTCTCTCAGTCTGCTGAAGAGTCTGCCTCAG CTCGAAGCCTTTGCCTGTGATCGAAGCCAGGACGCGGTTGATTTGAGCCGAGAGAATGCGTTGAG GTTGGGGCTTCAGGACAGACTAAAGGTTTATCATATGGATGTgataaaag aTGCAGACAGGATGTTAGGTCTGTTTAGCTCCATTTCAGCTTTGGTCAGTAACCCTCCATACCTGTTTTCAGAGGATATGGCATCACTGGAGCCTGAAATTTTTAG GTTTGAGGACTATGCTGCGTTAGATGGAGGTGAAGATGGACTAAATGTGATTAGACAGATTCTAACTCTGGCTCCAGGCTTTCTGTCAAACCGTGG CCGTGTTTACTTGGAGGTGGATCCCAGACACCCCCCGCTCATAAGGCAGTGGGTGGAGGAGAACGTGGAGGAGCTGCGGTACATGGAAACACGACACGACGTGAGCAGCAG GCCACGATTCTGCATCCTCCAGAAAGAGGAGTCACATAAGGACCCCAAGGTGAATCAGGATTGA
- the LOC124856652 gene encoding cytokine-inducible SH2-containing protein-like isoform X1, whose protein sequence is MILCERGPRTLLPGAPSTQAPWGMREGTANPAPCFQSAPPKWDPTKDLRAIANNFCHLENSGWYWGAITAAQAHAALQEAAEGAFLVRDSSHPLYMLTLSVRTVRGPTSIRIQYSGAQFLLDSSSGARASLSSFPNVPSLVQHYMGAERKAEEKKVEEQAAPAKPSELSAQETSVVLKLRRAVYKPESLPSLQHLTRLVINRNTDCAEQLPLPKPLLRYLQDYPFKV, encoded by the exons ATGATTCTTTGTGAACGAGG tcCCAGGACTCTTCTCCCTGGTGCTCCATCCACTCAAGCCCCGTGGGGCATGCGGGAGGGAACAGCAAACCCTGCCCCATGCTTTCAGAGTGCACCTCCAAAATGGGACCCCACCAAGGACCTACGGGCGATTGCCAACAACTTTTGCCATCTAGAAAATTCAG GATGGTACTGGGGAGCTATAACTGCAGCACAGGCCCACGCTGCCCTTCAGGAAGCCGCAGAGGGAGCCTTCTTGGTACGAGACAGCAGTCACCCTTTGTACATGCTGACCCTATCTGTCAGGACTGTGCGAGGACCCACAAGCATACGGATCCAGTACAGTGGCGCCCAGTTTCTCCTGGACTCTAGCTCCGGGGCCCGGGCCAGTCTCTCGTCCTTCCCCAACGTGCCCAGTTTGGTGCAGCACTACATGGGGGCAGAGAGGAAAGCCGAGGAGAAGAAGGTGGAGGAGCAGGCGGCCCCGGCAAAACCTTCTGAGCTCTCCGCTCAGGAGACGTCCGTGGTACTGAAACTTAGGCGAGCTGTGTACAAACCTGAGAGCCTCCCCTCTTTGCAGCACCTCACTCGTCTTGTcattaacagaaacacagactgCGCTGAGCAGCTGCCACTCCCCAAACCTCTGTTGCGTTACTTGCAGGACTATCCCTTCAAGGTATGA